A window of the Brassica oleracea var. oleracea cultivar TO1000 chromosome C1, BOL, whole genome shotgun sequence genome harbors these coding sequences:
- the LOC106308413 gene encoding molybdate-anion transporter-like yields the protein MEVFYYVVFGVLGIVVATLELSKNNKDRINTSSAFTSFKNNYLVVYSLMMAGDWLQGPYVYYLYSTYGYSKGDIGQLFIAGFGSSMLFGTIVGSLADKQGRKRACVTYCITYILSCITKHSPQYKVLMVGRVLGGIATSLLFSSFESWLVAEHNKRGFEQQWLSLTFSKAVFFGNGLVAIIAGLFGNLLVHSFSLGPVAPFDAAACFLAIGMAVILSSWSENYGDPSDNKDLITQFRGAAVAIASDEKIALLGAIQSLFEGSMYTFVFLWTPALSPNDEEIPHGFIFATFMLASMLGSSLASRLLSRSSPKVESYMQIVFLVSAASLLLPIIMASLVAPSKVKGGGISFSGCFQLLGFCVFEACVGLFWASIMKMRSQYIPEEARSTIMNFFRIPLNIFVCVVLYNVNEFPMTVMFGMCSIFLFIASLLQRRLMMIADKPKANDWTPLNERNAEEAPLNI from the exons ATGGAGGTGTTCTACTACGTGGTGTTCGGGGTCCTAGGCATCGTCGTGGCGACGTTGGAGCTGAGCAAGAACAACAAGGATCGGATCAACACTTCTTCAGCGTTCACTTCTTTCAAAAACAACTACCTCGTCGTTTACTCGCTCATGATGG CGGGTGACTGGTTGCAGGGTCCATATGTGTACTATCTTTACAGTACTTATGGGTATAGCAAAGGGGACATTGGGCAGCTTTTCATTGCTGGTTTTGGTTCCTCTATGCTCTTTGGCACTATCGTTGGATCTCTTGCCGACAAACA GGGTCGTAAGAGGGCGTGCGTTACGTACTGTATTACTTACATATTGAGCTGCATCACCAAGCATTCTCCTCAATATAAGGTTCTGATGGTGGGGCGTGTGTTGGGAGGCATTGCTACTTCCCTTCTCTTTTCATCTTTTGAATCCTGGCTAGTTGCTGAGCACAATAAG AGGGGCTTTGAGCAGCAATGGCTGTCTCTAACATTCTCAAAGGCTGTGTTTTTTGGAAACGGTCTTGTTGCTATTATCGCTGGATTGTTTGGGAACTTGCTAGTGCACTCTTTCTCTCTTGGACCTGTTGCGCCATTTGACGCTGCTGCATGCTTTCTTGCTATTGGAATGGCTGTCATTCTATCTTCATGGTCAGAGAACTATGGTGATCCTTCTGACAACAAGGACTTGATTACTCAGTTTAGAGGTGCTGCAGTTGCCATTGCATCAG ATGAAAAAATTGCACTTTTGGGTGCCATTCAGTCGCTCTTTGAAGGATCTATGTATACTTTTGTATTCCTGTGGACTCCTGCTCTAAGCCCCAACGATGAGGAGATTCCCCATGGTTTCATTTTTGCTACGTTTATGCTTGCTTCGATGCTCGGTAGTTCCCTTGCATCTCGTCTGTTGTCTCGCTCATCTCCCAAAGTAGAGAGCTACATGCAGATCGTCTTCCTAGTTTCTGCTGCCTCACTATTGCTTCCAATTATAATGGCT TCGTTGGTAGCACCTTCCAAAGTAAAGGGTGGAGGAATCTCTTTCTCTGGTTGCTTTCAGCTTCTTGGGTTCTGTGTCTTTGAGGCGTGTGTAGGACTGTTTTGGGCATCCATAATGAAGATGAGATCCCAATACATCCCTGAGGAAGCAAGAAGCACAATCATGAACTTTTTCCGGATTCCTCTGAACATCTTTGTCTGCGTTGTCTTATACAAT GTGAATGAGTTCCCTATGACTGTCATGTTTGGAATGTGCTCCATCTTCCTCTTTATTGCAAGTCTCCTGCAAAGAAGGCTCATGATGATTGCTGACAAGCCAA AGGCAAATGATTGGACACCTCTTAATGAAAGAAACGCAGAAGAAGCTCCTCTCAACATTTGA
- the LOC106308397 gene encoding oligopeptide transporter 6, translated as MGEIAEEFPVVITDDDRCVVPEVELTVPKTDDPSLPVLTFRMWVLGISACIVLSFINQFFWYRTMPLSITGISAQIAVVPLGHLMARVLPSKRFLEGTRFQFTLNPGAFNVKEHVLITIFANSGAGSVYATHILSAIKLYYKRSLPFLPAFLVMITTQILGFGWAGLFRKHLVEPGEMWWPSNLVQVSLFGALHEKEKKSKGHMSRTQFFLIVLVASFAYYILPGYLFTMLTSISWVCWFNPKSILVNQLGSGEHGLGVGSIGFDWVTISAYLGSPLASPLFASVNVAIGFVLVMYIVTPICYWLNIYEAKTFPIFSSQLFMANGSRYDVLSIIDSKFHLDRAVYSNTGSINMSTFFAVTYGLGFATLSATIVHVLVFNGSDLWKQTRGAFQKDKKMDIHTRIMKKNYREVPMWWFLVILLLNIALIMFISVHYNATVQLPWWGVLLACAIAISFTPLIGVIAATTNQAPGLNIITEYVIGYIYPERPVANMCFKVYGYISMTQALTFISDFKLGHYMKIPPRSMFIAQVVGTLVAVMVYTGTAWWLMEEIPHLCDTTLLPSDSQWTCPMDRVFFDASVIWGLVGPRRVFGDLGEYSSVNWFFLVGAIAPLLVWLAAKAFPAQTWISKIHIPVLVGATAMMPPATAVNFTSWLIVAFVFGHFIFKYRREWWKKYNYVLSGGLDAGSAFMTILLFLALGRKGIEVQWWGNSGDRDTCPLASCPTAKGVVVKGCPVF; from the exons ATGGGAGAGATAGCAGAAGAGTTCCCGGTGGTTATAACGGACGATGACCGGTGCGTTGTACCGGAGGTTGAGCTCACCGTACCCAAAACCGACGATCCGAGCTTACCAGTTCTTACGTTTCGGATGTGGGTTCTTGGTATCAGCGCGTGCATTGTACTCTCTTTCATTAACCAGTTTTTCTGGTACAGAACCATGCCGTTGAGCATCACCGGAATCTCAGCTCAAATCGCCGTCGTGCCGCTCGGACATCTCATGGCGAGGGTGCTTCCGTCGAAGAGGTTCTTGGAAGGTACGAGGTTCCAGTTCACGTTAAATCCAGGTGCCTTCAACGTCAAGGAACATGTTCTGATAACAATCTTTGCGAACTCCGGCGCCGGCTCCGTCTACGCTACTCATATCCTCAGTGCTATTAAGCTTTACTACAAACGCTCTCTTCCTTTCCTCCCTGCCTTTCTCGTTATGATCACCACTCAG ATTCTTGGATTTGGATGGGCGGGTCTGTTCAGGAAACACCTTGTCGAGCCAGGAGAGATGTGGTGGCCAAGCAACCTCGTCCAAGTCTCTCTCTTCGGAGCATTACACGAGAAGGAGAAGAAATCAAAAGGACACATGAGTAGAACACAGTTCTTCTTGATCGTCCTAGTAGCTAGCTTCGCTTACTACATCCTCCCCGGTTATCTCTTCACCATGTTAACATCAATCTCATGGGTTTGCTGGTTCAATCCCAAATCAATTCTAGTTAACCAACTCGGTTCAGGTGAACACGGTCTAGGTGTTGGATCCATTGGTTTTGATTGGGTCACCATTAGTGCTTACCTTGGAAGCCCTCTAGCTAGTCCCTTGTTCGCTTCAGTCAATGTAGCTATTGGCTTTGTGCTTGTCATGTATATCGTCACGCCTATTTGTTACTGGCTTAACATATACGAAGCCAAGACGTTTCCTATCTTCTCTAGCCAGCTCTTCATGGCTAATGGCTCACGCTATGATGTTTTGAGCATTATTGATAGCAAGTTCCATCTAGACCGTGCGGTTTACTCTAACACCGGTTCGATCAACATGAGCACCTTCTTTGCTGTTACTTATGGACTCGGCTTTGCTACATTGTCTGCCACCATCGTCCATGTCTTAGTATTCAACGGAAG TGACTTGTGGAAACAGACAAGAGGAGCGTTTCAGAAGGATAAGAAAATGGATATACATACAAGAATCATGAAGAAGAACTACAGAGAAGTTCCAATGTGGTGGTTTCTGGTGATCCTCTTACTGAATATTGCGCTCATCATGTTCATCTCTGTGCACTACAACGCCACCGTGCAGCTTCCTTGGTGGGGAGTGTTGCTCGCTTGTGCCATTGCCATATCTTTCACTCCTTTGATTGGTGTCATAGCCGCCACTACTAACCAGGCACCAGGGTTGAACATCATAACCGAGTATGTTATTGGGTATATCTACCCGGAACGTCCTGTTGCCAACATGTGCTTCAAGGTCTATGGATACATTAGTATGACTCAAGCTTTAACTTTCATTTCTGACTTCAAACTCGGTCACTACATGAAGATTCCGCCTAGATCCATGTTCATCGCTCAG GTGGTAGGGACGCTTGTGGCGGTTATGGTTTACACAGGAACAGCTTGGTGGTTAATGGAAGAGATTCCTCATCTTTGTGACACAACCTTGCTTCCTTCAGACAGCCAATGGACTTGTCCCATGGACCGCGTCTTCTTTGACGCCTCTGTGATTTGGGGACTAGTGGGACCACGCAGGGTGTTTGGAGACCTTGGAGAATACTCGAGTGTCAACTGGTTCTTCCTCGTAGGCGCCATAGCTCCACTCTTGGTCTGGCTAGCCGCTAAAGCATTCCCGGCTCAGACATGGATCTCCAAGATTCATATCCCTGTCCTTGTTGGAGCCACCGCAATGATGCCGCCAGCAACAGCTGTTAACTTCACCAGCTGGCTTATTGTTGCATTCGTCTTTGGCCATTTCATTTTCAAGTACAGGAGAGAGTGGTGGAAGAAGTATAACTATGTGTTGTCGGGTGGTTTAGATGCTGGCTCGGCTTTTATGACTATACTTCTGTTTCTAGCACTTGGACGAAAGGGTATTGAAGTGCAGTGGTGGGGAAACTCTGGTGACCGTGATACATGTCCTTTAGCTTCATGTCCAACCGCAAAAGGGGTTGTGGTCAAAGGTTGTCCCGTCTTCTAG
- the LOC106293711 gene encoding protein yippee-like At4g27740 encodes MGEGKTLPTYLCRNCENPLALGEDLISKKFVGASGPAFMFSHAMNVVIGPKIERKLITGSYVVADVMCGNCGEKLGWKYVETFHLKQRYKEGMFVIERLKLTKKL; translated from the exons ATGGGAGAAGGCAAAACGCTTCCTACTTATTTATGCAGAAACTGTGAAAATCCACTAGCTCTCGGTGAAGATCTCATCTCCAAAAAGTTTGTG GGAGCTTCAGGACCAGCGTTTATGTTTTCTCATGCGATGAACGTGGTGATTGGACCGAAGATTGAGAGGAAACTGATAACCGGATCCTACGTGGTGGCAGATGTGATGTGCGGTAATTGTGGTGAGAAGTTGGGTTGGAAGTATGTGGAGACCTTCCATCTTAAACAGAGGTATAAAGAAGGCATGTTTGTGATCGAGAGGCTCAAGTTGACCAAGAAACTTTAG
- the LOC106316907 gene encoding protein yippee-like At4g27745 produces MAQSVGPRLYSCCNCRNHVGLHDDIISKAFQGRTGRAFLFSHAMNIVVGPKEDRNLLTGLHTVADISCADCNEPLGWKYERAYESSQKYKEGKFIFEKAKIVKEEDW; encoded by the exons ATGGCTCAGTCAGTTGGTCCAAGGCTGTATAGTTGCTGCAACTGCAGGAACCATGTGGGACTTCACGATGATATTATCTCTAAGGCTTTTCAG GGAAGAACCGGGAGAGCCTTCCTCTTCTCCCACGCAATGAACATCGTGGTTGGGCCTAAAGAAGACCGGAATCTTCTAACGGGTCTCCACACCGTCGCTGACATATCTTGTGCTGACTGCAATGAACCCTTGGGCTGGAAGTACGAGCGAGCCTACGAGAGCTCACAAAAGTACAAGGAGGGCAAGTTCATATTCGAAAAGGCTAAGATTGTCAAGGAGGAGGATTGGTAG
- the LOC106316891 gene encoding uncharacterized protein LOC106316891, producing the protein MYLKKPIWSDGPSATPENPSESENGEETDAATMVVEELVTSLNTQRLYRELTLSLRTGLRDACAEFSFLRIRGLRSLLKTLRSIAESDSIIRLFSHTQTVSDLQLVPVLFRHSLKEAEDDRVTSLDHIFSVEPMKITSPSTDDEVAVALRVLEGCCLLHPQSTVLAHKHGAVRVMMNILSTRGVLEQGACLDALISILLDSSANQVDFGACNGIEEVAMLMRDKQADENLRLRCGEFLLLLVGHVNGKDRSPIASVNEDIRRLLGEKSASLIWAASQFGSTGDPEQRITALHIQAGRVLESLDLY; encoded by the exons ATGTATCTGAAGAAGCCGATCTGGAGCGATGGCCCGTCAGCGACGCCGGAGAATCCGTCGGAATCGGAGAACGGTGAGGAGACAGACGCGGCGACGATGGTAGTTGAAGAGCTGGTGACATCACTCAACACACAGAGACTCTACAGGGAGCTAACACTATCCCTCCGAACAGGCTTACGCGACGCTTGCGCTGAATTCTCCTTCCTCCGCATCCGCGGCCTTCGATCTCTTCTCAAAACTCTCCGATCTATCGCCGAATCAGACTCCATCATTCGCCTCTTCTCCCACACCCAAACCGTCTCCGATCTCCAAC TGGTTCCGGTGCTTTTTCGACATTCGTTGAAAGAAGCGGAGGATGATAGAGTGACGAGCTTAGATCACATATTCAGCGTTGAGCCGATGAAGATAACGAGTCCTTCTACGGATGATGAGGTCGCGGTTGCTCTTAGGGTTCTCGAAGGGTGCTGCCTTCTCCATCCTCAGAGCACTGTTCTCGCTCATAAACACGGCGCAGTCCGC GTAATGATGAATATATTGTCAACACGAGGAGTACTTGAGCAAGGTGCCTGCTTAGATGCCTTAATCTCAATCTTGCTGGATTCTTCAGCAAACCAGGTG GATTTTGGAGCCTGCAATGGGATTGAGGAGGTTGCAATGCTCATGCGAGACAAACAAGCTGATGAAAATCTCAG GTTAAGATGCGGAGAGTTCTTACTACTGTTAGTTGGACATGTGAATGGGAAGGATCGATCGCCCATTGCGAGTGTAAATGAAGACATTAGGCGCCTTTTGGGTGAAAAATCCGCTTCTTTGATATGGGCTGCGAGTCAATTCGGTTCAACAGGTGATCCTGAGCAAAGAATCACTGCTCTTCACATCCAGGCTGGTAGAGTGCTCGAGTCCCTTGACTTGTACTAA
- the LOC106332497 gene encoding ATPase ASNA1 homolog has protein sequence MDPPPRNLPPSRRKIDVDKNSSNQTELGSLNIEDMLNAASPGICMAKYQLYPRHVLQFMESPEYNRFTHIVLDTTPTEHTLRLLSLSDFYDSSIGKIKLSLVVFDIQLKKKITAAASAFMSVFGKKEIQQQRPSNELDQLKERMEKVLNVFSEVDTTEFVIEQTRVLRLIQDDTKHLTRDILNSCCYKKQLHGWYELYSDN, from the exons ATGGATCCTCCTCCGAGGAATCTTCCGCCGTCGCGTCGCAAAATCGACGTGGACAAGAACAGTTCGAACCAAACAGAG TTAGGGAGCTTGAATATTGAAGATATGCTCAATGCTGCATCACCTGGTATATGTATGGCGAAATATCAGTTATATCCAAGGCAC GTTCTTCAATTTATGGAGTCACCAGAATACAATAGGTTTACACATATAGTCCTCGATACTACTCCCACG GAACATACTCTGCGGCTTCTTTCTCTGTCCGATTTCTATGATTCTTCAATTGGCAAAATAAAG CTTAGCTTAGTTGTATTTGATATTCAGCTCAAGAAGAAGATCACTGCGGCAGCTTCAGCCTTTATGTCTGTCTTTGGTAAAAAGGAGATACAACAACAAAGACCT TCCAACGAGTTGGACCAACTGAAAGAGAGAATGGAGAAAGTTCTAAATGTTTTCAGTGAAGTGGACACTACTGAGTTTGTCATT GAACAAACGCGTGTGCTCAGACTTATTCAGGACGATACGAAGCATTTGACTAGGGACATTTTGAACTCATGTTGCTACAAAAAGCAGCTTCACGGTTGGTATGAGCTATACAGTGACAACTAA
- the LOC106309048 gene encoding retinol dehydrogenase 11 yields the protein MSEERASSPSLTKKKSLGWMEWMRGWSSVFGEILFQRITASHLQNPLPLPPVNDLTCIVTGSTSGIGRETARQLAEAGAHVVMAVRNTKAAQELIQQWQNEWSGRGLPLNIEAMELDLLSLDSVARFANAWNARLGPLHVLINNAGIFAMGEAQKFSEDGYEQHMQVNHLAPSLLSVLLLPSLIRGSPSRIINVNSVMHSVGFVDPDDMNVVSGSRKYSSVVGYSSSKLAQIMFSSVLFKKLPLETGVSVICLSPGVVLTNVARDLPRFLQFLYALIPYFIFSPQEGCRSTLFSATDPQIPEYWETLKNDDWPVCPFISQDCRPANPSEESHNTETAQRVWEKTSEMVGLPLDAVEKLIEGENVQCRYGAQEE from the exons ATGAGTGAGGAAAGGGCGTCGTCTCCGTCTCTGACGAAGAAGAAGAGTTTGGGATGGATGGAGTGGATGAGAGGATGGAGCAGCGTTTTCGGGGAGATTCTCTTCCAGAGGATCACGGCCTCTCATTTGCAGAACCCTCTCCCTCTGCCTCCCGTCAACGACCTCACTTGCATCGTCACAGGCTCCACCAGCGGCATTGGCCGTGAAACCGCTAG GCAGCTTGCAGAGGCTGGTGCTCATGTTGTGATGGCTGTGAGGAACACAAAGGCAGCTCAGGAGCTCATTCAGCAATGGCAGAACGAGTGGTCTGGTAGAGGTCTCCCACTTAATATCGAG GCAATGGAACTTGATCTTCTTTCACTGGATTCTGTCGCAAGATTCGCGAATGCTTGGAACGCTCGTTTAGGACCTTTGCATGTTCTTATTAACAATGCCGGCATATTTGCCATGGGAG AGGCGCAAAAATTCTCAGAGGATGGATACGAGCAGCATATGCAAGTTAATCATTTAGCTCCATCGCTTCTCTCAGTACTTCTTTTGCCGTCCCTAATCCGAGGTTCTCCTAGCCGAATCATTAATGTGAATTCCGTG ATGCATAGTGTTGGGTTCGTTGACCCGGACGACATGAATGTTGTTTCTGGTAGCCGTAAGTATTCAAGCGTTGTAGGATACTCGAGCAGCAAGCTTGCCCAG ATTATGTTTAGTAGCGTTCTTTTCAAAAAGCTGCCTCTGGAAACAGGAGTTAGCGTTATATGTCTATCCCCTGGTGTTGTCCTAACAAATGTT GCCAGGGATCTACCAAGGTTTCTTCAGTTTCTTTACGCCTTGATACCTTATTTCATATTTTCACCCCAAGAAGGTTGCAGAAGTACTCTCTTCTCGGCCACAGACCCTCAGATTCCAGAGTACTGGGAAACACTAAAGAATGATGATTGGCCTGTTTGTCCATTCATCTCTCAAGATTGCCGCCCGGCAAATCCTTCAGAAGAATCACACAACACAGAAACTGCACAGAGAGTGTGGGAAAAGACATCGGAGATGGTGGGTCTTCCTCTCGACGCAGTTGAGAAGCTCATAGAAGGGGAAAATGTCCAATGCCGTTATGGAGCACAAGAAGAATAG
- the LOC106309054 gene encoding acyl-CoA-binding domain-containing protein 2, translating to MGDWAQLAQSVIIGLIFSYLLAKLISIVVTFKEDNLSLTRHHDPEPGLKNLKPEVDSRRIESSTGEADSLVAEQGSSRGDSVAGDTEDEDDDWEGVESTELDEAFSAATLFVTTAASDRLSQKVPSEVQQQLYGLYKIATEGPCTAPQPSALKITARAKWQAWQKLGAMPPEEAMEKYIEIVTQLYPTWLDGGVKAGSASKDEAVSNTGGTMGPVFSSLVYQEESENELKIDAIHEFAREGEVENLLKSIESGIPVNAKDSEGRTPLHWAIDRGHFEIAKLLFDKNADVNAKDNEGQTPLHYAVVCDREAIAEFLVKQKANTTSKDDDGNTPLDLCESDWPWLRETANQTD from the exons ATGGGTGATTGGGCTCAGCTTGCTCAGTCTGTGATCATAGGTCTGATCTTCTCCTATCTTTTAGCTAAGCTCATCTCGATCGTCGTCACGTTTAAAGAAGACAACCTCTCCCTTACTCGCCACCACGATCCTGAACCGGGATTGAAGAATCTTAAACCGGAGGTTGACTCGCGCCGCATCGAGTCTTCTACCGGTGAGGCTGACTCGCTCGTCGCGGAGCAGGGTAGCTCCAGAGGCGATAGCGTCGCTGGTGACACCGAGGATGAAGACGATGATTGGGAAGGCGTTGAGAGCACGGAACTCGACGAGGCTTTCAGCGCCGCTACTCTCTTTGTGACTACCGCCGCCTCGGATCGGCTGTCGCAGAAGGTGCCTAGCGAGGTTCAGCAGCAGCTTTACGGATTGTATAAGATCGCTACGGAAGGGCCTTGTACTGCTCCTCAGCCTTCTGCTCTCAAAATCACTGCTCGTGCCAAGTG GCAAGCATGGCAGAAACTGGGTGCTATGCCTCCTGAAGAAGCGATGGAGAAGTATATTGAGATTGTCACTCAGCTCTACCCAACTTGGTTGGACGGTGGCGTG AAAGCCGGAAGTGCAAGTAAGGATGAGGCAGTCTCCAACACAGGTGGAACCATGGGGCCAGTTTTTAGCTCATTGGTTTATCAAGAGGAATCCGAAAATGAGTT GAAGATTGATGCCATCCACGAATTTGCTAGAGAAGGAGAAGTCGAGAATTTGCTTAAAAGCATTGAAAGCGGCATTCCTGTAAATGCAAAGG ACAGTGAAGGTCGCACACCATTGCACTGGGCTATAGACCGTGGCCACTTCGAAATTGCTAAGCTTCTGTTCGATAAGAACGCTGATGTGAATGCTAAG GACAACGAAGGCCAAACTCCTTTGCATTACGCTGTTGTCTGCGACAGAGAAGCCATCGCCGAGTTCTTGGTGAAGCAGAAAGCTAACACAACCTCTAAAGATGATGACGGAAACACCCCGCTTGATCTCTGTGAATCAGACTGGCCCTGGCTCAGAGAGACTGCAAATCAGACAGACTAA
- the LOC106309062 gene encoding calumenin-A yields the protein MAKVVVYTLLATIFIIGVLLFLTPCKHNEAQSVEALITRRLGRRLVMPVFDPIVTRIERLSREKEANTVEAVAKEEKDDMFDEYFSQEKRLNTTMRIKFLFPLLDGAPRDGFVSLKELQTWMMQQTEDNMGYRTANELELQDKDKDGVITFEEYLPQFSREDIEKNEKSHGGAGWWMEQFKNADFDHNGYLDIEEFNNFLHPEDSRNGDVQRWVLRERMTGMDTNGDGKLEYKEFVQNAYVMYKEFAKFETEEDENVPTAQLLFAELDRDKDRFLVADELRPILHYLQPGELSYAKYYSTFLCHEADEDKDGKLSLEEMLNHEDVFYKAVHHEDLDEEDYFDHDEL from the exons ATGGCCAAGGTGGTGGTTTACACGTTACTGGCCACCATCTTCATCATTGGTGTCCTCCTCTTCCTTACTCCTTGTAAACACAACGAGGCTCAATCCGTTGAAGCCCTCATAACCCGCCGCCTCGGACGCAGGCTCGTAATGCCGGTGTTTGACCCTATCGTGACCAGAATCGAGAGGTTGTCTCGTGAGAAAGAAGCAAACACCGTTGAGGCTGTTGCGAAGGAGGAGAAAGATGATATGTTTGATGAGTATTTTTCGCAAGAGAAGAGGCTAAACACGACGATGAGGATCAAATTCTTGTTTCCTCTGCTCGACGGGGCACCGAGAGATGGGTTTGTTAGCTTGAAAGAGCTTCAGACGTGGATGATGCAGCAGACAGAGGACAACATGGGTTACAGAACCGCCAACGAGCTTGAGCTACAAGATAAAGACAAGGATGGTGTCATAACCTTTGAAGAGTATCTGCCTCAATTCTCTAGAGAAGACATTG AGAAAAACGAGAAAAGTCACGGTGGAGCTGGTTGGTGGATGGAGCAATTCAAGAATGCTGATTTTGATCATAATGGCTATCTCGACATCGAAGAGTTCAACAA CTTCTTGCACCCTGAAGACAGCAGAAACGGAGATGTTCAAAGATGGGTTCTACGAGAGCGAATGAC GGGCATGGACACGAACGGTGATGGGAAGCTAGAGTACAAAGAGTTTGTACAGAACGCATACGTAATGTACAAAGAGTTTGCAAAGTTCGAGACGGAGGAAGACGAGAATGTGCCAACGGCTCAGCTTCTATTCGCAGAGCTTGACAGAGACAAAGACAGGTTCCTCGTGGCCGATGAGCTTCGACCTATTTTGCATTATCTTCAACCTGGTGAGCTGAGTTACGCCAAATACTACTCTACTTTCCTTTGCCATGAG GCGGATGAAGATAAAGATGGTAAACTATCACTTGAAGAGATGTTAAACCACGAAGATGTGTTTTACAAGGCAGTTCATCACGAGGACTTGGACGAAGAAGACTACTTTGATCATGATGAACTCTAA